The genomic DNA AGGGATGGGGGGAAATTCCGTGGGGATGGATCCAACCCAGGGCGGCGGCGATGAACAGCAGGATGAATAAAAGAACGGAAAGCCCGATGCGCCAGGTCAGGGAAATGACCGTGCGATTGTCCTGGCCATGGCCGCGGACCAGATGGAACAACGCCGATCCGAGGGAGAGAATCACGGATCCAAATAACGCGATGACGAATAGTTTGAATATCATGGGCAGGTGTGTGATTGGGATGCGGCGCAGTATATCGTGGATGGCGTGAAGATGGGT from Gammaproteobacteria bacterium includes the following:
- a CDS encoding twin transmembrane helix small protein; the encoded protein is MPQDPRTHLHAIHDILRRIPITHLPMIFKLFVIALFGSVILSLGSALFHLVRGHGQDNRTVISLTWRIGLSVLLFILLFIAAALGWIHPHGISPHP